A part of Vulcanisaeta moutnovskia 768-28 genomic DNA contains:
- a CDS encoding C2H2-type zinc finger protein has product MWYTFMMYKCRICGKEFKTVQALGGHYVTAHNSELQGMRSQKRWLLHREEGVQQIRNMVRMREERRLASLPRLTEEQREIVLGTVLGDGYLSIPPPRAKNARLTVVHALSQYEYLMWKYSKLKNIVKSPPRLERNTKYGAYGDVYRFQTICHPELTEIYKVAYVNGRKTITREFLNMINTPIALAVWFLDDGSISMGKNGYIAISLHTEGYTLKENRELVQ; this is encoded by the coding sequence ATGTGGTATACTTTTATGATGTACAAATGCAGAATTTGCGGGAAAGAATTCAAGACGGTTCAAGCCCTTGGGGGACATTACGTGACGGCTCACAACTCAGAGCTTCAAGGGATGAGGTCTCAGAAACGGTGGCTACTTCACAGAGAAGAGGGAGTTCAGCAAATAAGGAATATGGTAAGAATGAGGGAGGAGAGGAGATTAGCTTCATTACCGAGATTGACGGAAGAACAGAGGGAAATAGTGTTAGGTACGGTACTTGGGGATGGGTATCTATCAATTCCACCACCAAGGGCGAAGAATGCAAGACTAACGGTGGTTCATGCTTTATCCCAGTACGAGTACTTAATGTGGAAGTACTCGAAACTAAAAAATATCGTGAAGTCGCCACCAAGGTTGGAAAGGAATACGAAGTACGGGGCTTACGGGGACGTCTACAGATTTCAAACTATCTGCCATCCAGAGCTAACGGAGATTTACAAGGTGGCTTACGTAAATGGGCGGAAAACAATAACCAGGGAGTTCCTGAATATGATAAATACTCCGATAGCATTGGCAGTTTGGTTCCTGGACGATGGGTCAATAAGTATGGGGAAAAATGGTTATATCGCAATTTCTCTTCATACGGAGGGTTATACCTTGAAGGAGAACAGGGAGCTGGTACAGTAG